Proteins from a genomic interval of bacterium:
- the uvrA gene encoding excinuclease ABC subunit UvrA, giving the protein RVCQGLGSLPTIREESLVPDPSLSLAGGAVEFLRGKETGWLFTQVEAFAAALGFSLHAPWSGLPADARRILVHGLAPADAKSLRKHAHWDAFLAGWLGLAPELLRRHRETKSEKVRAGIEKLMTADVCPACRGYRLCEEALGVRVGELHIGEAGELALDELAAWANGLSFADPLKSAVARPVVEQIATRTGFLCEVGVSYLTLARGVGTLSGGEGQRVRLATQVGSRLTGVLYVLDEPSVGLHHRDIHRLIGTLQKLRDRGNTVVVVEHDLDVMLAADHLVDLGPGAGEHGGFLVAQGTPAEVAACAGSQTGRWLAGRRDGQHPEPVNGGAEPDAWLRMTGLTGRNLRGIDLAVPLRRLTVVTGVSGSGKSTAVHETLYRALARRLHRAAAEPAPYARLEGDGDLGSVVLVDQSPIGRSTRSTPATYSGLMGPVRRLFAATPLAKARGYGADRFSFNTGPGRCPECEGAGVRRLTMDFLPDVDVPCEACGGQRYGPETLEVTFKGRSVAEVLDLPVEEAREFLGNVPACRRILDVMDGVGLGYLRLGQSGATLSGGEAQRLKLSRELARGGRGDSLYILDEPTTGLHFCDVDRLLDILARLTAKGHTVLVIEHNPEVVRRADWVIDLGPDGGAAGGRVLVQGPLAAVMACAESHTGAMLRALAGGG; this is encoded by the coding sequence GCTGTTCACGCAAGTCGAGGCCTTCGCCGCGGCCCTGGGCTTCTCGCTGCACGCGCCCTGGTCGGGCCTGCCCGCGGACGCCCGCCGCATCCTGGTGCATGGCCTGGCGCCGGCCGACGCCAAGTCGCTGCGCAAGCACGCGCACTGGGACGCCTTCCTCGCCGGCTGGCTCGGCCTGGCGCCCGAGCTGCTGCGCCGCCACCGCGAGACCAAGTCGGAGAAGGTGCGCGCCGGCATCGAGAAGCTCATGACGGCCGACGTCTGCCCGGCCTGCCGCGGCTACCGGCTGTGCGAGGAGGCGCTGGGCGTGCGCGTCGGCGAGCTGCACATCGGCGAGGCCGGGGAGCTCGCCCTGGACGAGCTGGCCGCGTGGGCCAACGGACTGTCCTTCGCCGACCCGCTCAAGTCGGCCGTGGCGCGCCCCGTCGTCGAGCAGATCGCCACGCGCACCGGCTTCCTCTGCGAGGTGGGCGTGAGCTACCTCACGCTCGCGCGCGGCGTGGGCACCCTGAGCGGCGGCGAGGGCCAGCGCGTGCGGCTGGCCACGCAGGTGGGATCCCGCCTGACCGGCGTGCTCTACGTCCTGGACGAACCCAGCGTCGGCCTGCACCACCGCGACATCCACCGCCTGATCGGCACGTTGCAGAAGCTGCGCGACCGCGGCAACACCGTCGTGGTGGTCGAACACGACCTCGACGTGATGCTCGCGGCCGACCACCTGGTCGACCTCGGCCCCGGCGCCGGGGAGCACGGCGGTTTCCTCGTGGCCCAGGGCACGCCGGCCGAGGTCGCCGCCTGCGCCGGCAGCCAGACCGGCCGCTGGCTGGCCGGACGGCGCGACGGCCAGCACCCGGAACCGGTCAACGGCGGCGCCGAACCCGACGCCTGGCTGCGCATGACCGGGCTCACGGGTCGCAACCTGCGGGGCATCGACCTCGCCGTGCCGCTGCGCCGGCTGACCGTCGTCACGGGCGTCTCGGGCTCCGGCAAGAGCACCGCCGTGCACGAGACCCTCTACCGGGCGCTGGCCCGCCGCCTGCACCGCGCCGCGGCCGAGCCCGCCCCCTACGCACGGCTGGAGGGCGACGGGGATCTCGGATCGGTGGTCCTGGTGGACCAGTCGCCGATCGGCCGCTCGACGCGTTCCACCCCCGCCACCTACAGCGGCCTGATGGGACCGGTGCGCCGCCTCTTCGCGGCCACCCCGCTGGCGAAGGCGCGCGGCTACGGGGCCGACCGCTTCAGCTTCAACACCGGGCCCGGGCGCTGCCCGGAATGCGAGGGCGCCGGGGTGCGGCGCCTGACCATGGACTTCCTGCCGGACGTCGACGTGCCCTGCGAGGCCTGCGGCGGCCAGCGCTACGGCCCCGAGACGCTGGAGGTCACCTTCAAGGGCCGCAGCGTGGCTGAGGTGCTGGACCTGCCCGTGGAGGAAGCGCGCGAGTTCCTGGGCAACGTGCCGGCCTGCCGGCGCATCCTGGACGTCATGGACGGCGTCGGCCTCGGCTACCTGCGGCTGGGCCAGTCCGGCGCCACGCTCTCGGGCGGGGAGGCGCAGCGGCTCAAGCTGTCGCGGGAACTGGCGCGCGGCGGACGCGGCGACAGCCTCTACATCCTGGACGAGCCGACCACGGGCCTGCACTTCTGCGACGTGGACCGGCTGCTGGACATCCTGGCGCGGCTGACGGCGAAGGGCCACACCGTGCTGGTCATCGAGCACAACCCCGAGGTCGTGCGCCGCGCCGACTGGGTCATCGACCTCGGTCCCGATGGGGGGGCCGCGGGCGGTCGCGTGCTGGTGCAGGGACCGCTGGCGGCGGTCATGGCCTGCGCGGAGTCGCACACCGGCGCCATGCTGCGCGCGCTCGCGGGCGGCGGGTGA
- the gcvT gene encoding glycine cleavage system aminomethyltransferase GcvT, which yields MTTTDDTQLRATPLTAWHRDHGARMVPFAGFEMPVQYRGVLAEHAAVRERVGLFDITHMGEILASGPGVEAWLDGLCTNRVSGMADGKVVYTAMCRPDGGVLDDMLIYRLGREDWMIVCNASNHDKIAAWVAGRAAGVAGVALDDASDRTAMIAVQGPEAAALTGRLAALRGSADALDALEFYTAFALPRPGGRWIVSRTGYTGERGYELYVPNADALPLWEELLALGGDLGVEPIGLAARDTLRFEPAYCLYGHELSEDWTPLEAGIGWAVRLKDRDFVGREALQRQKDAGPPRRLVGLEVTAPEAVGRDRPAPIARQGAPVFCGDEPAGFVTSGTKSPTLGRSLALALIDAGCDPARLTVEIRDRRHPVRVVSYPFLAARVKGDPRAAR from the coding sequence TTGACCACGACCGACGACACCCAGCTGCGCGCCACCCCCCTGACCGCCTGGCACCGCGACCACGGCGCCCGCATGGTCCCCTTCGCCGGCTTCGAGATGCCCGTGCAGTACCGGGGCGTGCTCGCCGAGCACGCGGCGGTGCGCGAACGCGTGGGCCTCTTCGACATCACGCACATGGGCGAGATCCTCGCGAGCGGCCCGGGCGTCGAGGCCTGGCTCGACGGGCTCTGCACCAACCGCGTGTCCGGCATGGCGGACGGCAAGGTCGTCTACACCGCGATGTGCCGCCCCGACGGCGGCGTGCTCGACGACATGCTGATCTACCGCCTCGGCCGCGAGGACTGGATGATCGTCTGCAACGCGTCCAACCACGACAAGATCGCGGCCTGGGTCGCCGGCCGCGCCGCCGGCGTCGCCGGCGTGGCGCTCGACGACGCCAGCGACCGCACCGCCATGATCGCGGTGCAGGGGCCCGAGGCCGCGGCGCTGACGGGCCGCCTCGCGGCGCTGCGCGGCAGTGCCGACGCCCTCGACGCCCTCGAGTTCTACACGGCCTTCGCCCTGCCCCGTCCCGGCGGCCGCTGGATCGTCTCGCGCACCGGCTACACCGGGGAGCGGGGCTACGAGCTGTACGTGCCGAACGCCGACGCGCTCCCGCTGTGGGAGGAGCTGCTGGCCCTGGGCGGCGACCTGGGCGTCGAGCCCATCGGCCTGGCGGCGCGCGACACGCTGCGCTTCGAGCCCGCTTACTGCCTCTACGGCCACGAACTCAGCGAGGACTGGACGCCGCTCGAGGCCGGCATCGGCTGGGCCGTGCGCCTGAAGGACCGCGATTTCGTCGGCCGCGAGGCCCTGCAGCGCCAGAAGGACGCCGGCCCGCCGCGGCGGCTCGTCGGTCTCGAGGTGACGGCGCCCGAGGCCGTCGGCCGCGATCGCCCCGCGCCCATCGCGCGCCAGGGCGCGCCGGTGTTCTGCGGCGACGAGCCCGCGGGCTTCGTGACCAGCGGCACCAAGAGCCCGACCCTGGGGCGCTCCCTGGCCCTGGCCCTGATCGACGCGGGGTGCGACCCCGCACGGCTGACCGTGGAGATCCGCGACCGGCGGCATCCCGTCCGCGTGGTCTCGTATCCCTTCCTCGCGGCCCGGGTCAAGGGCGACCCGCGCGCCGCGCGCTGA